The following is a genomic window from Anticarsia gemmatalis isolate Benzon Research Colony breed Stoneville strain chromosome 22, ilAntGemm2 primary, whole genome shotgun sequence.
CATGCATACATTAATAGACAAGAGTAATCCTGTCTCTAAATTAAGTTTGTAGAACAATCCCTCTTGTGTACAAGCGAACTTTAGTTCTGATAGTGACGTGATTGGTGTGAACACTCTAGGGCCCGCAGATGTCGTTAATTTAACCAATTTTGGTCGATGATTAATCTGCGGAGTGGCTTGAGGTACGACTAAAGGTCGTTGTGATAATGGAGAAACCTTCATTAATTTGAGTTGTAGAGGTGGTTTCGGTACCGTCACATGTGCAGTACTATGTTGAGTCGTTACAGGGACTATTTCTTGTGGTGCAGGGAGTACGGATGGTGTTACTCGTGGTAAATCTAATGTCGCGTTAGTTACAGGCAGTGCAATCTCCTGCTGGGGAGTAGGTGTCACTTCTTCAGGCGTCATATCTATGGGCCCGATACCAGACAGCGCCATCAGGTCTgacaaaatgtttttagttttagcTCCTTCTGTAGGTGTACTCTCGCTAGGCACAGTATTATCGTCCTGAGATTTTTCTGGCGTCTCAGTGTCCATTGTTGATTCTATATTTTCAGGGACACTTTCATCTACAGACGTATTAACAGGTTCTGTCGCACACGCCGCGACTACTTCTTCTGATTGATCCTCAGGCTGAGGAATTTCTAGTGGTTCCTCCACAGGTTCGTTGTCATCACCGTCGATCTTCACCACTTCCTGCAATTGTTTTTCGTTGCCATCCTTTGATGTATAAATATCGTCCGTTTCCTGCTCACTTTCAACTTGGTCGTTAGTTACCGCAGCATCAACTACAGAAGTAGTTGCGTTAATGTCTGTTTGTTCAGACTTATCATCAACTGCGTCATCGTCTGATACATCGATAGTTTCACACGCATTGTCCGGTGGTACGTGTGCTGCTGAATCAATACCTTTGTTTATTTGTTCTTGAATCGCGGATATTAACTGTGGTAATAAGCTCATAAACTCAGAGCTAACTTCTACTCTCGGATCTCTCGAGTAAGTCACTCGTCCAGACGGTAACAATATTAACTGGATTCCTTTTGGCAATGCCAATGTCTGGTTTATATTCTGCTGATACGCTTCAAATGCTTTAAAGTTTGCAGGAAACCTAGCCGTGGTCAGCAAAATTGTATTCTTACCCAAGTATATTGGATTATGAGTAGGCAGCTCCgctaattgtttactatttaaatatataacttttCTCGAGGATTTTGCTGGATCGGATTTCGGCGGTTCTACAATCttagttatattttgaaatggaGCCACTTTCTTTATCAACCTAAACTGTGGTGTCGTTTCAAAGATGGTCCTCGTCTGTTCAGGGTCTGAAGGGTCAATCACAACTCTCGTTGGACCTGTCTTCTCGTCTTTACATTTCCTGAACATCTTCGACGCTGGACTTTCTGATACCCATTTATTTTTACGGTATGGCTTAGCATGTGTCACTGTAACGTTTATAGGCGGAACATATTGCGCTCTGCTGGTCTTTATAAACGTAGCGGGCACGAGGGGAACTGTACCAGCACCTGCAGACGTATCAGGTACTACTTCTTCTCCGGTATTAGTACAAGTATCCATATCTTGATCACTTAGTATAGTGCCAGTAGAATCGGGTACAGCATCTGAAGCCGGCGTAGAATCCTCGCAACTATCGGTCGTTGTCTCGACCGTTACTTCAGCAGCCGCGTCTCCGCTACAAACCACATCGGCATTACTCACATCCTTATCagcatttttattatcttttagtaAAAGATCAAAATTGGCATTAATCGTGTCCCTGGCAGTTGCTGTAGGTAAAATTTGTGCTACACTCGAAATAACTTCTATAGCTTCTTTATTTTTCTCTAGAGTAGAGGCCTCACGACCATGTGGCTGGGCACCCGAGGCGGCAGCTTCTTCCCTACGTTTCCTAAAGTACAGCGCAAGAGCACCTCTACAGCAACACATACACACTGGAAACGGACAACTATGTTTTGATATCGTCACCTTCGAGAATATCATCTGACATATTCTCTCTCGCGCCCAACAGCAGTACGTTACTTTGGTACTCTTTGATTTAGGCCGCCCACGTTTACGTTTGGTTTTAGTCACACTCACTACTTCTACGTCGTCACTCTCAGGAGGTACCGAAGACGAATTCTTGTCTTTCAGCGCGTCTTTTGCAGATTTGCTTGGCCGACCTACATTACCTGAATTGTATTTTCTCGCCTTTTGAAACTTCTTCCTCGAAGCTAAGTCTATCTCAAGACCGTCGTTTAgtacaaacaacattttattaagcgTGTCGAGTGCTAACAGTGTGTCGGGGGAATAAATACTATTGTTGCCATCGATCCACGGGATTTCTGCTTTCGTCGGCTTCGCTTTCCAAGGGCACGGTttaacttttcttttctttgaaGCGACTGCGAGAGATTCTGGGTTAACGAAGTTGTATTCTTTAGTGATGTTTACTGCTGGTGTTAggttagtagtatacgagtacATGGTGCGGCTGGCGGGGCCGGCGGTTCGTCCACCGCGTCGGCCGACTGATCTGCGGGGAGGTATACTATCAACATTAATACACGTATCGGGTTCATTGTCCAGTTGTAAAGGAGTCACTTGGGCCGTGAGGAGGCCTTGATTGATGCGACGTATTTCTGATATATCTGGTAAATTAATGACTTTATTTCTCTCAGCCGGTACCTCAACTGGTCTCTGTTCTGGTGGATAGGCTACGTTAGTAATATCCCCTTgtgtgttatttattaagctTTGTACCGCCATAGCTGTTGGTACCACAGATGCATTACACGCGCTCTCTATATCCCTAACTTCTTCAACATCTACATCCTCATCGTTGCTAGGTTGCAGATACATGGTGCCGTCCACGAGTCTACTTTCAAACGCCTTACTGATATCTATAGTGAGAGGTTGACAAGCTTTCAATAACAATCTATTGCGAGACGAACTGAAAAAGCCTACATTTAGCCTCTTGAGTCGTGTATTAAAGTCTGGATTTTTACACAGTTGTATAGGATTGTATGAACAACTGCGAGGTTTTTTTAACAAGTTACTTGATAGTTTAACTCTTTTGACTGGCGGAGTTTCTTCGCTAGGTTTAGCTTTTGGTTCGGTTTTAGTTTTAGGAATGATTGGTTTATT
Proteins encoded in this region:
- the LOC142982602 gene encoding uncharacterized protein LOC142982602 isoform X2 encodes the protein MERNEEISRLPPRGDNSELEKFKRRLIRAVSRMLLHEKRNEDEVWAGLKKETGCDCKELWDRMCALTMKKMDRLLKAEDRVEYLPKAARMSITDWLMFDMYLVHSDFDVIGMRETTKEDPKVLVDLFELVEKFNIEFLAGSSLAHVWSNLTLEYNKDIRQVTPMLLQRRWYQLKCITRSRFYKYWSVYKGVSKRLHLSEPYKPTPLQTRIASNYKPLVVKPFMMWEELITNQLVILPEEFERRSFDKQGALNEAAPDVMCIEPNVETINLDPESDTELEYRKPDNIEHLNPPTVQIKQEPKDPNEVDETVPSESRQEKISNFAEAVMEAMNVELDEMELVEQQFEGEDSQHDESDVLEVETGDGEKETADVNDEVISTEKDNKQASDDDVLVIDDEVNSTNQDIVLPQITSIFGGVDVSNESLSKIGMLAAEITKNSTPVINKVPENSTTIDNTEKSKDIDDSVEIIENDDKPIELSDSIEDTVHTSDGLSSGVDLKPDVSAIEVKQENEFDDEGWMMLDDGIVYHDEEFPMPVEAVKTEVLDEGEDVAEVAEVAESDIEAVIDPKITMIPVVYATKLDDMNILPVNLLQHVDNKAMIDLITFRNKPIIPKTKTEPKAKPSEETPPVKRVKLSSNLLKKPRSCSYNPIQLCKNPDFNTRLKRLNVGFFSSSRNRLLLKACQPLTIDISKAFESRLVDGTMYLQPSNDEDVDVEEVRDIESACNASVVPTAMAVQSLINNTQGDITNVAYPPEQRPVEVPAERNKVINLPDISEIRRINQGLLTAQVTPLQLDNEPDTCINVDSIPPRRSVGRRGGRTAGPASRTMYSYTTNLTPAVNITKEYNFVNPESLAVASKKRKVKPCPWKAKPTKAEIPWIDGNNSIYSPDTLLALDTLNKMLFVLNDGLEIDLASRKKFQKARKYNSGNVGRPSKSAKDALKDKNSSSVPPESDDVEVVSVTKTKRKRGRPKSKSTKVTYCCWARERICQMIFSKVTISKHSCPFPVCMCCCRGALALYFRKRREEAAASGAQPHGREASTLEKNKEAIEVISSVAQILPTATARDTINANFDLLLKDNKNADKDVSNADVVCSGDAAAEVTVETTTDSCEDSTPASDAVPDSTGTILSDQDMDTCTNTGEEVVPDTSAGAGTVPLVPATFIKTSRAQYVPPINVTVTHAKPYRKNKWVSESPASKMFRKCKDEKTGPTRVVIDPSDPEQTRTIFETTPQFRLIKKVAPFQNITKIVEPPKSDPAKSSRKVIYLNSKQLAELPTHNPIYLGKNTILLTTARFPANFKAFEAYQQNINQTLALPKGIQLILLPSGRVTYSRDPRVEVSSEFMSLLPQLISAIQEQINKGIDSAAHVPPDNACETIDVSDDDAVDDKSEQTDINATTSVVDAAVTNDQVESEQETDDIYTSKDGNEKQLQEVVKIDGDDNEPVEEPLEIPQPEDQSEEVVAACATEPVNTSVDESVPENIESTMDTETPEKSQDDNTVPSESTPTEGAKTKNILSDLMALSGIGPIDMTPEEVTPTPQQEIALPVTNATLDLPRVTPSVLPAPQEIVPVTTQHSTAHVTVPKPPLQLKLMKVSPLSQRPLVVPQATPQINHRPKLVKLTTSAGPRVFTPITSLSELKFACTQEGLFYKLNLETGLLLSINVCMKNIADEVEQRAQVIKGQFYTGRLPRRIAPKPLMFKTRSIVKSIVDPKPVIDLTEDEVNEQTESNVEELVDLPDSPPENNDEGCSNVGEHLVPVTNMPSDTGESTVAAQTSEPAKPIKLIKSRVSKPKILEQRLMAIQKRISEAMLKQDRLRRRLKRKQDLAALRNDSDMEELEPAASVPLKRTSSWDNSSDDEPLAKKVSKKKRAVKSDEVVNITAKRGKGGADVASEDVDVENVSTIDEDMAVERLGEARLGELIEVVSLPLADTEQKDEDDCILGV
- the LOC142982602 gene encoding uncharacterized protein LOC142982602 isoform X1 → MADVDLGSAITFERNEEISRLPPRGDNSELEKFKRRLIRAVSRMLLHEKRNEDEVWAGLKKETGCDCKELWDRMCALTMKKMDRLLKAEDRVEYLPKAARMSITDWLMFDMYLVHSDFDVIGMRETTKEDPKVLVDLFELVEKFNIEFLAGSSLAHVWSNLTLEYNKDIRQVTPMLLQRRWYQLKCITRSRFYKYWSVYKGVSKRLHLSEPYKPTPLQTRIASNYKPLVVKPFMMWEELITNQLVILPEEFERRSFDKQGALNEAAPDVMCIEPNVETINLDPESDTELEYRKPDNIEHLNPPTVQIKQEPKDPNEVDETVPSESRQEKISNFAEAVMEAMNVELDEMELVEQQFEGEDSQHDESDVLEVETGDGEKETADVNDEVISTEKDNKQASDDDVLVIDDEVNSTNQDIVLPQITSIFGGVDVSNESLSKIGMLAAEITKNSTPVINKVPENSTTIDNTEKSKDIDDSVEIIENDDKPIELSDSIEDTVHTSDGLSSGVDLKPDVSAIEVKQENEFDDEGWMMLDDGIVYHDEEFPMPVEAVKTEVLDEGEDVAEVAEVAESDIEAVIDPKITMIPVVYATKLDDMNILPVNLLQHVDNKAMIDLITFRNKPIIPKTKTEPKAKPSEETPPVKRVKLSSNLLKKPRSCSYNPIQLCKNPDFNTRLKRLNVGFFSSSRNRLLLKACQPLTIDISKAFESRLVDGTMYLQPSNDEDVDVEEVRDIESACNASVVPTAMAVQSLINNTQGDITNVAYPPEQRPVEVPAERNKVINLPDISEIRRINQGLLTAQVTPLQLDNEPDTCINVDSIPPRRSVGRRGGRTAGPASRTMYSYTTNLTPAVNITKEYNFVNPESLAVASKKRKVKPCPWKAKPTKAEIPWIDGNNSIYSPDTLLALDTLNKMLFVLNDGLEIDLASRKKFQKARKYNSGNVGRPSKSAKDALKDKNSSSVPPESDDVEVVSVTKTKRKRGRPKSKSTKVTYCCWARERICQMIFSKVTISKHSCPFPVCMCCCRGALALYFRKRREEAAASGAQPHGREASTLEKNKEAIEVISSVAQILPTATARDTINANFDLLLKDNKNADKDVSNADVVCSGDAAAEVTVETTTDSCEDSTPASDAVPDSTGTILSDQDMDTCTNTGEEVVPDTSAGAGTVPLVPATFIKTSRAQYVPPINVTVTHAKPYRKNKWVSESPASKMFRKCKDEKTGPTRVVIDPSDPEQTRTIFETTPQFRLIKKVAPFQNITKIVEPPKSDPAKSSRKVIYLNSKQLAELPTHNPIYLGKNTILLTTARFPANFKAFEAYQQNINQTLALPKGIQLILLPSGRVTYSRDPRVEVSSEFMSLLPQLISAIQEQINKGIDSAAHVPPDNACETIDVSDDDAVDDKSEQTDINATTSVVDAAVTNDQVESEQETDDIYTSKDGNEKQLQEVVKIDGDDNEPVEEPLEIPQPEDQSEEVVAACATEPVNTSVDESVPENIESTMDTETPEKSQDDNTVPSESTPTEGAKTKNILSDLMALSGIGPIDMTPEEVTPTPQQEIALPVTNATLDLPRVTPSVLPAPQEIVPVTTQHSTAHVTVPKPPLQLKLMKVSPLSQRPLVVPQATPQINHRPKLVKLTTSAGPRVFTPITSLSELKFACTQEGLFYKLNLETGLLLSINVCMKNIADEVEQRAQVIKGQFYTGRLPRRIAPKPLMFKTRSIVKSIVDPKPVIDLTEDEVNEQTESNVEELVDLPDSPPENNDEGCSNVGEHLVPVTNMPSDTGESTVAAQTSEPAKPIKLIKSRVSKPKILEQRLMAIQKRISEAMLKQDRLRRRLKRKQDLAALRNDSDMEELEPAASVPLKRTSSWDNSSDDEPLAKKVSKKKRAVKSDEVVNITAKRGKGGADVASEDVDVENVSTIDEDMAVERLGEARLGELIEVVSLPLADTEQKDEDDCILGV